The following coding sequences are from one Microtus pennsylvanicus isolate mMicPen1 chromosome 1, mMicPen1.hap1, whole genome shotgun sequence window:
- the LOC142849601 gene encoding olfactory receptor 2AE1-like, whose amino-acid sequence MWGWNQTSLEDFILQGLFDDSFNHLCLFLLIMLVFLTAVSGNSLTILLICADPRLHTPMYFLLSQLSLMDLMHVSTTIPKMATNYLSGKKSISFVGCATQHFMYLSLGGAACVLLALMSYDRYVAICHPLRYTVLMSRRVGVMMAVMSWLSASANSLIHTSILMSFPFCGSRIIHHFYCEYPAVVKLVCGDITLYETAVYICSVVFLLLPIILVSASYGFILHSVMQMRSAGSKRNAFATCSSHLIVVSFYYGASMFSYMRPRSQHTPLQDKVGSLFYSIITPTLNPLIYTLRNQDVAKALKRVLRRDIVA is encoded by the coding sequence ATGTGGGGGTGGAACCAGACGTCTCTGGAAGACTTCATCCTTCAAGGGCTCTTTGATGACTCCTTCAACcacctttgtcttttcctcctgatCATGCTGGTGTTTCTTACTGCAGTGAGTGGCAACAGCCTCACCATCCTCCTCATCTGTGCTGACCCCCGTCTTCACACACCAATGTACTTCCTGCTCAGCCAGCTGTCCCTCATGGATCTGATGCATGTCTCCACAACCATTCCCAAGATGGCGACCAACTACCTGTCTGGGAAGAAGTCCATCTCGTTTGTGGGCTGTGCCACCCAGCACTTCATGTACCTGTCTCTTGGTGGTGCAGCGTGTGTCCTCCTGGCTCTCATGTCTTATGACCGCTATGTTGCCATCTGTCACCCCTTACGCTACACTGTGCTCATGAGCAGAAGAGTAGGGGTGATGATGGCTGTCATGTCATGGTTGAGTGCATCTGCCAACTCCCTAATCCACACATCCATCTTGATGAGCTTCCCTTTCTGTGGTTCAAGAATCATCCACCACTTCTACTGTGAGTATCCTGCTGTTGTGAAGTTGGTGTGTGGGGACATCACTCTGTATGAGACAGCAGTGTACATCTGCAGCgttgtcttccttctcctccccatcaTTCTTGTCTCTGCATcctatggattcattctgcaCAGTGTCATGCAGATGCGCTCAGCTGGGAGTAAGAGAAACGCCTTTGCTACCTGCAGCTCTCATCTCATTGTGGTTTCTTTTTATTACGGTGCCAGTATGTTCTCCTATATGAGACCCCGGTCCCAACACACTCCATTGCAAGACAAAGTTGGTTCTCTTTTCTATAGCATCATCACTCCCACCCTGAATCCCCTGATTTATACTCTCAGGAATCAGGATGTTGCCAAGGCTCTGAAGAGAGTGCTGAGAAGGGACATTGTTGCCTAG